The genome window GGCCCAGGGATGGGGCCCAGGGCGCGGCCCGGGGCGCCTGCTCAGTGTCTCCTGCGCAGGCTTCCTGCGCAACGTGGTGTCCGGGGAGCACTACCGCTTCGTGAGCATGTGGATGGCCCGCACCTCGTATTTGGCCGCCTTCGTCATCATGGTCATCTTCGTGAGTgctccggggcggggcgggggcggttCCAAGGAGGGCACCAGCCCGGGGCCGGAGGATGTGAGgcagggcagcccctcccccaggcgtCACGTTGTCCCGCTTGCAGACCCTCAGCGTGTCCATGCTGCTGCGCTACTCCCACCACCAGATCTTCGTCTTCATTGGTGAGTGTCCCTGCTGGTCagcccccttcccccctccccccgccgggTGCCTCACCCGGTCTGCCCGCCCGCCGCCCTGTCCCGCAGTGGACCTGCTGCAGATGCTGGAGATGAACATGGCCATCGCCTTCCCCGCGGCTCCCCTGCTGACCGTCATCCTGGCCCTTGTGGGTGAGGACCCCACTCCCACACCTGATGCCCCGGCCCTGCCTGGCCTGTTGCCCACCCACCCCAACCAGCTTGCTGCCCGGCTCCTGCAGGGATGGAAGCCATCATGTCCGAGTTCTTCAACGACACCACCACGGCCTTCTACATCATCCTCATCGTGTGGCTGGCTGACCAGTATGACGCCATCTGCTGTCACACCAACACCAGCAAGCGGCACTGGCTTCGGTGGGCACCGGGGTCCCTGGGGTCCCTGGGGCCGGGGCGGGCTCAGCCAAGCGGCAGTACCTCACTGCCCCGCCTCACAGGTTCTTCTACCTGTACCACTTCGCCTTCTACGCCTACCACTACCGCTTCAACGGCCAGTACAGCAGCCTGGCCCTTGTCGCCTCCTGGCTCTTCGTCCAGGTGAGGCGGCTGTCCCTGCGACTGCCTGGCCCCGGGGCCCGGCCCACTGGGGATGCCACGGAGGAGGGGGTTCTGGCTCTGGGCTCTGGCCTGACCTGATGCCTCCCCCCGCAGCATTCCATGATCTACTTCTTCCACCACTATGAGCTGCCTGCCATCCTGCAGCAAATCCGCATCCAGGAGATGCTGCTGCAGGCCCCACCACTGGGCCCCGGCACCCCCACGGCGCTGCCGGATGACCTCAACAACAATGGAGGCGCCCCGGCTGCCACCCCCGACTCTGCCGGCCAGCCCCCTGCCCTGAGCCCTAGCTTGCAGGGTGCCGGCGGGGGCCCCGGGCCTGTGGCTGAGGCACCCAGCTCCTTGGTGGCCGCGGCGGCCTCGGTGGCTGCTGCAGCCAGTGGTGACCTGGGTTGGATGGCAGAGACGGCCGCCATCATCACAGatgcctccttcctctctggcctGAGCGCCTCCCTCCTGGACCGGCGGCCGGCAATCCCCCGGGCTGCCCAGGACAGTATCCCCCAGAGCGACTCCCCGGGGCCTGACACAACCCCTCGGGCTGCCGGGGTGAGTGGGCCTAGCCTTGCATCCATGGGCCTGGTGGATGCACCCTCGGAAGTCGGCTCCTGAGCCCTGGGCAGCTGactgcctctctccctggctgTGCAGGCCAGCCGGGCGTGACCTGGCTGGAGCCTCCCGGGATCAGGGGGGCTGT of Vicugna pacos chromosome 22, VicPac4, whole genome shotgun sequence contains these proteins:
- the TMEM259 gene encoding membralin isoform X1, coding for MSEHAAPGAPGPGPNGGGAGAGPAPARGPRTPNLNPNPLINVRDRLFHALFFKMAVTYSRLFPPAFRRLFEFFVLLKALFVLFVLAYIHIVFSRSPINCLEHVRDKWPREGILRVEVQHNSSRAPVFLQFCDGGSRGSFPGLAVEPAGLELEEEEEEEELTMEMFGNSSIKFELDIEPKVFKPSGGPKALNDSQDFPFPETPAKVWPQDEYIVEYSLEYGFLRLSQATRQRLSIPVMVVTLDPTRDRCFGDRFSRLLLAEFLGYDDILMSSVKGLAENEENKGFLRNVVSGEHYRFVSMWMARTSYLAAFVIMVIFTLSVSMLLRYSHHQIFVFIVDLLQMLEMNMAIAFPAAPLLTVILALVGMEAIMSEFFNDTTTAFYIILIVWLADQYDAICCHTNTSKRHWLRFFYLYHFAFYAYHYRFNGQYSSLALVASWLFVQHSMIYFFHHYELPAILQQIRIQEMLLQAPPLGPGTPTALPDDLNNNGGAPAATPDSAGQPPALSPSLQGAGGGPGPVAEAPSSLVAAAASVAAAASGDLGWMAETAAIITDASFLSGLSASLLDRRPAIPRAAQDSIPQSDSPGPDTTPRAAGVSGPSLASMGLVDAPSEVGS
- the TMEM259 gene encoding membralin isoform X2 translates to MSEHAAPGAPGPGPNGGGAGAGPAPARGPRTPNLNPNPLINVRDRLFHALFFKMAVTYSRLFPPAFRRLFEFFVLLKFCDGGSRGSFPGLAVEPAGLELEEEEEEEELTMEMFGNSSIKFELDIEPKVFKPSGGPKALNDSQDFPFPETPAKVWPQDEYIVEYSLEYGFLRLSQATRQRLSIPVMVVTLDPTRDRCFGDRFSRLLLAEFLGYDDILMSSVKGLAENEENKGFLRNVVSGEHYRFVSMWMARTSYLAAFVIMVIFTLSVSMLLRYSHHQIFVFIVDLLQMLEMNMAIAFPAAPLLTVILALVGMEAIMSEFFNDTTTAFYIILIVWLADQYDAICCHTNTSKRHWLRFFYLYHFAFYAYHYRFNGQYSSLALVASWLFVQHSMIYFFHHYELPAILQQIRIQEMLLQAPPLGPGTPTALPDDLNNNGGAPAATPDSAGQPPALSPSLQGAGGGPGPVAEAPSSLVAAAASVAAAASGDLGWMAETAAIITDASFLSGLSASLLDRRPAIPRAAQDSIPQSDSPGPDTTPRAAGVSGPSLASMGLVDAPSEVGS